Within the Enterococcus hirae ATCC 9790 genome, the region AGAAAAAAACACATGGATACTTCTGGGTATAAACACCGAAATCCTCTGCTTGCAAGACCGGTTGTTCAAGCTCATGTAATTTTTCTGATTGCTTCAAGGCTGTATATATGTGAGGATCATTGATGACCGCTGGATATCCATCATTATAACGGAATTGGATCGATACCTGCGAATTTTTTTGAAATTTCTCTGCTAAATCAGCCAGTTGTGCTTTGATCGAATCTTGGATTTGCTGATCATAAGAACGGATGCTGCCTGAAATAGTTACTTCATTTGCTAAAACATTTCGAATCGTACCACCAGTGATCTGTCCAAACTTTATTAAACGTCGCCATTCTTTAGGTAAAGATTGTTCCAACTCGTATACTTCATCCATAAAACCAATGGCTCCTCGGATACTGTCGATCCCTTGTTCACTAGAGGCAATATGGGCAGATCTCCCTTTGACAATGATATCTGTCTCACTACTTTGTGCCATAAAGGCGCCCGATCGTGAATAGATCTCGCCTTTGGGAAGACCTGGCCATAAATGAAACCCGAAAATCGCTTGGACTTGATAGTCCTCTAACAAACCTGTTTGAATAACACTTTCCGCTCCGCCAGATATTTCTTCCGAAGGTTGAAAAATCAGAACAACGTTGTACATTAACTGTTCTTTATGATCTGCGATATATTCCGTTAACCCTAATAACATTGCCATATGTCCATCGTGACCACACGCATGCATCATCCCTTCATGAGTAGAAGCAAAGGGAAGATTTGTTTCTTCTTGGATCGGTAAGGCGTCAATATCTGTCCGAAAAGCAATCGTTTCGTTTTGTTGATGATCAAAATAAAGCAATAAACCAGTCTCGCCGATCTCATGCAGGACTCCCCCAAGATCCTTGATTTGTTCATGCAAATACGCTTTGGTTTTAAATTCATGAAAGCCGATTTCAGGAATTTGATGTAACGCCATGCGATGTTTTGCTAACATCGACATTCACCATCCCTTCATAGAGCCCTTTAACGACTGTTTCATATTCTTCATTTTTTACCCCAATGATCAAGTTTAATTCTTGTGCCCCTTGGGATAAGATCGATGTCCGAATCTCTAGTTGATTTAAGATGGATAAGACTTTGCCAGAAAGTCCAATCAGTTCTTTATGTGGTCCGCCAACAACTGAGATCAATGCCAGATTCTCGATAATTTCGACTTCCTCGACACCCAAATTTTCTTTTAACTCTTTGGTAATCAAAAATAATTGATCTGCAATGGCTTCTGCTGAAACGACTACTCCAATATTGTCGATCCCCGAAGGAATGTGTTCGATCGAAATACCATGATTCGCAAAGACACTCATTGCTTTCCAAATAAACCCGATTTCATCAGACATATGTCGTTTAAATAGTGTTAGCGAAAGAAAATCTTTTTTTCCAGCAATCCCTGTTAAGCCATTTTCTTTTTCGACTTCTTTGCT harbors:
- a CDS encoding M20 family metallopeptidase, which translates into the protein MLAKHRMALHQIPEIGFHEFKTKAYLHEQIKDLGGVLHEIGETGLLLYFDHQQNETIAFRTDIDALPIQEETNLPFASTHEGMMHACGHDGHMAMLLGLTEYIADHKEQLMYNVVLIFQPSEEISGGAESVIQTGLLEDYQVQAIFGFHLWPGLPKGEIYSRSGAFMAQSSETDIIVKGRSAHIASSEQGIDSIRGAIGFMDEVYELEQSLPKEWRRLIKFGQITGGTIRNVLANEVTISGSIRSYDQQIQDSIKAQLADLAEKFQKNSQVSIQFRYNDGYPAVINDPHIYTALKQSEKLHELEQPVLQAEDFGVYTQKYPCVFFFLGVGDTPALHDARFDFDMAVLEKGVAWYQTILHTKGLLLKKDQ